The Streptomyces sp. DH-12 genome has a window encoding:
- a CDS encoding sugar isomerase produces MSAISSSRTSAEIASQPTVWRQAAASLPRQAGALPKRGERVAVVGCGTSWFMAQSYAVLRETGGHGETDAFAASEFPAGRRYDRILAITRSGTTTEVLDLLHRLKGTVATGAVTADPDTPVMRAADAVAVLDFADEESVVQTRFATANLALLRAHLESEDALPPDVLPLEAAIRDAERAVDVTLDGVVLGAEQFTFLGTGWTCGLALEAALKMREAAGAWTEAYPAMEYRHGPISITGPGRVAWAFGRLPEGLADDVDRVGGALVADSTGTAGSLDPLADLVRAQRLAVACAEARGYDPDRPRNLTRSVVLQDGRA; encoded by the coding sequence TTGTCCGCCATCAGTTCGTCCCGCACCTCGGCCGAGATCGCCTCCCAGCCCACCGTGTGGCGTCAGGCCGCCGCGTCCCTGCCGCGCCAGGCCGGGGCCCTGCCGAAGCGGGGCGAGCGCGTCGCCGTCGTCGGCTGCGGCACCTCCTGGTTCATGGCCCAGTCCTACGCGGTCCTGCGCGAGACCGGCGGCCACGGGGAGACCGACGCCTTCGCCGCCTCGGAGTTCCCCGCCGGCCGGCGGTACGACCGGATCCTCGCCATCACCCGGTCCGGCACCACCACCGAGGTGCTCGACCTGCTGCACCGGCTCAAGGGCACCGTGGCCACCGGCGCCGTCACCGCCGACCCGGACACCCCGGTCATGCGGGCGGCCGACGCCGTCGCCGTCCTGGACTTCGCGGACGAGGAGTCCGTCGTCCAGACCCGGTTCGCCACCGCCAACCTGGCGCTGCTACGCGCCCATCTGGAGTCGGAGGACGCCCTGCCCCCGGACGTCCTGCCGCTGGAGGCGGCCATCCGGGACGCCGAGCGGGCCGTGGACGTGACGCTCGACGGGGTCGTGCTCGGTGCGGAGCAGTTCACGTTCCTCGGCACGGGCTGGACGTGCGGGCTGGCGCTGGAGGCCGCGCTGAAGATGCGGGAGGCTGCAGGCGCCTGGACGGAGGCGTACCCGGCGATGGAGTACCGTCACGGCCCGATCAGCATCACCGGCCCCGGGCGCGTGGCGTGGGCGTTCGGCCGGCTTCCGGAGGGGCTGGCCGACGACGTCGACCGGGTCGGCGGCGCCCTGGTCGCGGACTCCACCGGCACGGCCGGAAGCCTGGACCCGCTCGCCGATCTGGTCCGCGCCCAGCGCCTGGCCGTGGCCTGCGCGGAGGCACGCGGGTACGACCCGGACCGGCCCCGCAACCTCACGCGGTCCGTCGTCCTGCAGGACGG